One genomic window of Halovivax cerinus includes the following:
- a CDS encoding M42 family metallopeptidase has translation MQPHTLDESLVETLTETSGVPGYEDRIRELVQAEFVESVDRVRTDAMGNVVGTIEGSTDHEVAVAAHMDEIGFMVSHIEGDEGESGFLELDALGGWDARVLKAQRVTVHTEDGDLPGVIGSPPPHTMDPEDRETPPDVEDVVVDLGLPYEDVDERVSVGDLVTMDQSTEVVGETLTGKAMDDRICLYAMLQAAAAIEDPDATIHFCATVQEEVGLRGARALGVDVDPDLAIALDVTVANDVPEFDEGEHVTRLGQGTAIKLKDGSVITSPKVHRRLRSIAEVEGIDFQLEVLPAGGTDTAGFQHTHGAKPVGAISIPNRYMHTVTEAVHRDDVEATVDLLTAFLEREDGTADYML, from the coding sequence ATGCAGCCGCACACACTGGACGAGTCGCTGGTGGAGACGCTCACCGAGACCAGCGGCGTCCCGGGGTACGAGGATCGAATCCGCGAACTCGTGCAGGCCGAGTTCGTCGAGTCCGTCGACCGCGTCAGGACCGACGCGATGGGCAACGTCGTGGGGACGATCGAGGGGTCGACCGACCACGAGGTCGCCGTCGCGGCCCACATGGACGAGATCGGCTTCATGGTCAGTCACATCGAGGGTGACGAAGGTGAGAGCGGCTTCCTCGAACTCGACGCCCTCGGAGGATGGGACGCCCGCGTCCTGAAGGCCCAGCGCGTCACCGTTCACACGGAAGATGGCGACCTCCCGGGCGTGATCGGCTCGCCACCGCCGCACACGATGGATCCAGAAGATCGGGAGACGCCACCGGACGTCGAGGACGTAGTCGTCGACCTCGGGCTCCCCTACGAGGACGTCGACGAACGCGTCTCAGTCGGCGATCTCGTCACGATGGATCAGTCGACCGAGGTGGTCGGTGAGACGCTCACCGGGAAGGCGATGGACGATCGCATCTGCCTGTACGCCATGCTCCAGGCCGCCGCGGCGATCGAAGATCCCGACGCGACGATCCACTTCTGTGCCACTGTCCAGGAGGAAGTCGGCCTCCGCGGCGCCCGCGCGCTCGGCGTCGACGTCGATCCCGACCTGGCCATCGCGCTCGACGTCACCGTCGCCAACGACGTCCCCGAATTCGACGAGGGCGAACACGTCACCCGTCTCGGGCAGGGAACGGCGATCAAACTCAAGGACGGCAGCGTCATCACGAGCCCCAAAGTACACCGCCGGCTCAGGTCCATCGCGGAGGTCGAAGGGATCGACTTCCAACTCGAGGTTTTGCCCGCCGGCGGGACGGACACGGCCGGCTTCCAGCACACCCACGGCGCCAAACCGGTCGGCGCCATCTCCATCCCGAATCGGTACATGCACACCGTCACCGAGGCCGTCCACCGCGACGACGTGGAGGCCACCGTGGACCTCCTGACGGCCTTCCTCGAACGCGAGGACGGGACGGCAGACTACATGCTGTAA
- a CDS encoding thiolase C-terminal domain-containing protein, with protein sequence MTAVRVAGAGLTSFGRTPERTGRDLFAEAAAVAFDDAGVPRTDVEMVRYGNFMGELAEHQGHQGPLMAEAAGVSAPATRYESACASSATAIRDAVVSIRNGESDVCLVGGAERMTNLGTAGATEALAIAADDLWEVRAGVTFPGAYGLMATAYFDRFGGDREDLAHVAVKNHENALENEKAQYQRAISVDDVLEAPAVSEPLGLYDSCPISDGAAALVLVSDEYADAHDVSAPVAITGTGQGGDRMALHDREHLARSPAADEAATEAYDDAGITADDVAAAEVHDCFTIAEVLAIESLGIAEPGEGIAAAREGDTTADGPVPVNLSGGLKAKGHPVGATGASQLVELTHLLEGDHPHSDAIDGDTVVAHNAGGTVASCVVHVLEEVGA encoded by the coding sequence ATGACAGCAGTGCGCGTAGCGGGCGCCGGGCTGACGTCGTTCGGGCGCACGCCGGAGCGAACCGGCCGTGACCTGTTCGCCGAGGCGGCGGCGGTGGCGTTCGACGACGCCGGCGTCCCGCGAACGGACGTCGAGATGGTACGATACGGCAACTTCATGGGCGAACTCGCCGAGCACCAGGGCCACCAGGGACCGCTGATGGCCGAGGCGGCTGGTGTCTCCGCGCCGGCGACGCGATACGAGTCCGCCTGCGCGTCGAGCGCGACGGCGATTCGCGACGCCGTCGTCAGCATCCGCAACGGCGAGTCGGACGTCTGTCTCGTCGGTGGCGCCGAACGGATGACCAACCTCGGCACCGCGGGCGCGACCGAGGCGCTGGCCATCGCGGCCGACGACCTCTGGGAGGTCCGCGCCGGTGTGACGTTCCCCGGCGCCTACGGGCTGATGGCCACGGCGTACTTCGACCGATTCGGCGGTGACCGCGAAGACCTCGCCCACGTCGCCGTGAAGAACCACGAGAACGCCCTCGAGAACGAGAAGGCTCAGTACCAGCGGGCGATCTCGGTCGACGACGTCCTGGAGGCACCCGCCGTCTCCGAACCGCTCGGGCTCTACGACTCCTGTCCGATCTCAGACGGCGCTGCGGCGCTGGTCCTCGTCAGCGACGAGTACGCCGACGCCCACGACGTTTCGGCACCCGTCGCCATCACCGGCACCGGCCAGGGCGGCGACCGCATGGCACTGCACGATCGCGAGCACCTCGCCCGGTCGCCCGCCGCCGACGAGGCCGCGACCGAGGCGTACGACGACGCCGGCATCACCGCCGACGACGTCGCGGCGGCCGAAGTCCACGACTGCTTCACCATCGCCGAGGTGCTAGCGATCGAGTCACTCGGCATCGCCGAGCCCGGCGAGGGAATTGCGGCCGCACGCGAGGGCGACACGACCGCCGACGGCCCCGTCCCGGTGAACCTCTCCGGCGGCCTCAAGGCCAAGGGCCACCCCGTCGGCGCGACAGGTGCCTCCCAGCTGGTCGAACTCACGCACTTGCTCGAAGGCGACCACCCGCACAGCGACGCGATCGACGGCGACACCGTCGTCGCGCACAATGCGGGTGGCACGGTCGCCTCGTGCGTGGTCCACGTACTGGAGGAGGTGGGCGCATGA